The sequence below is a genomic window from Nakaseomyces glabratus chromosome F, complete sequence.
CAATATTGGATACACCTATTCTTGATGTTAATAATTCAGAAATCCCAGTAATATCGATGACTATGCACAAAGTGCAAACTACTATTTTGCTGAATCGTTAGCTCATCGCTAAATTTCATTTGAACTGCCAcactgaaatttttcacgTTTTCCCATTTTTTCGGGTAGAGAACCTTCCCATTGGCAGGCCCAGTGCTGGAGAAATAAAGGCCTTTGACATAAAATCAAGGCATGAATCCGCTAATTCATAAACAGGTATATGAACCAGTCAACTGACAACAGAATTGCACTTacattttgattttttttgtagtattGTTGCAATATAACTACCAtcattttctctttctagAGACGAGACGATACAAAGCGAGGCGAGGCGAATCATTCATTAGCCATATGACATTTAGATTACGACAATAAGACTATCCATCAAACATACGATCTGAAAAACAgacttctttttttctttaggTTTATCACATCGTTACAATCACTTAGCAGATGAAGTTACCTCTGGTGGTCCCTAAGATAGCTAAAACATGCGTCCCGAAAGTGTTGCCCGCAGCTATGGATCAGTCCATAAGGAGCATGATCTGTAAGCAAGAGAAAAATATGTCACAGACCGAAATGGCTACGCTTACATCCTATTTCACAGACACCTTCCCTATACAGCAACTTTCCGCTGGAAACAGACAACTTGTAATGAAATGGCTCGCGAAGCGGAACGCATATGAAGTACTGGCAAAGCTCGAGACAGATTATCTTTATAGTGCAAGCAAGCTTCTAAAGGACGAAAGAGAAAGTCCTCAGGCAACTTTGCAAGAGATAAGATTATATCTGAAGGCATTGGCTCGACTGAGGAGGTATGACGAATTAGATCATCTAATGTCAAGTTTGATAAAAAAGTATGCTTTAACCAAGACGAGAGATATGTTATTACTGATAGGAACAGTATGCCATGAATGTTGCTCACCAGCACTAGGAAAGAACTCTTCTGATGTTATAGAATTCTACAAGCGTTGGCCTGCATGGATGAAGCTCTTAACTGGTCATGCTGATTTTTCAcagaaaaaggaaaatagaTACAACATAGGAACAATTATTTCTACTATCAACGTGGTAAAAAAGTTAGATGGGCAAATATACAAGGTATTTGATTATTTGAAAGACACCCATGGCCCAACTCTATGCTCTGAATTCGGATCAACGCTAATGTCAATTCTTAACAGAGACAAGGATACTAAAATGATTCAGCTAATATGGGAGTACAAACATGCACATCAACTCCCGTTATCATCATATGATCTGACAAGGATTATGCAAACGAAAATTGTGGAAAGGGACTACAAAGGTGCTGTGAATGTTTATATAAATAACCCGTCGGCCCATCTTGATGTGAAACAATTTGACTATCTATTGATCGCGTTGTCTAAAACCTATGATTGGTCTGCATTACAAGACCAGTTCAATGCACTATTTGGAATTGGGAAATTACCAAGCATTGAACAGTACGGGATAGTTATGGCTGCTCTTGCAACTCAGGGTGAACTTGAGAGTGTTGACCAACTGTACCAGCAATTATTGAGACGTGGACTGATTCCAAATTTTATGGTCATTAGAGCTTTACTCGAAGTACACTTCAGATCTGGCGACTATCGAGGATGCTTCGAGCATTTTGAACTGTTCGATAAGTACGGAATTTCTCCATCAATGGGAACTTACACTGTTATGTTCAATgtttacaaaaaaataaatgatatCGATGGTGCTCTGAGATTCTTAAGGAAGATaacaaacacaaataaATCTATGATACGTGAAAAGCACTTTTTAGTTCTTATGCAACTCTGCTCAAAATTTACTAATCACCTAATTGCTGAAGaattatttaatatcaTGCAAACAAATTATGATATAACaccttcagcttcttctgtCGCGGTGTTAATAAAAGTCTACCTGGATTCTGAGCAAGATATGAAGGCACTCTCTTTGTTTAAAAAGttcagaaaagaaactgaaaaccCTTTCAAGTATATTGAAGTCTTCAATGCAATTTTACCgtattttatcaaaactCATCAAATACAAGAATGTGAAtctcttttcaaagaaatgtCAATACATTGTGAGAGGTTAGATGCCGAGTATATGAGGAATTTCATAAAGTATTTCATTGATGCGAAAAAGGACGTTGATGCCGCAAAGGACCTATTATTTTCACTTATCAAGAGCAATAGATCTTTGGTGGATGAAACCCTTTTTGAAAGAGTAATGgaaaaatatgatgaacTAGAGAATGATCAAATGATAATTGAACTATACAGACTTACGAATGAAATTGACATGCCAATAAATTCTAAGATTTTACTGTATCTGATGAAAGCATCATATAGAGTTCATGttattcaagaagaaaacttaAACAAGTTCCTGGAGTTATTTGAACAAACTCTTACAAGTGTGTCTAGTGGAACACTTAATATTACTACTAACAGCATCCATCCATCCATAATAAATTGGTTTGTGCGGTCCTTATCAAAGTCACATCTAACTGATAGAGCGATCGAATTGCTGAATAAATACACTAACATACTATTTGATGACAAATCTCCAGATAAACTGAGATTTGATAATCAATTCACTACTATGAGGTCAAAATTAGTTTACTACGGTGAATGCGAGCAGTGGGATAACTTTGAGgatatatttgaagacTTTTTAAATCGAATAGAATATTTGGAAAACCGGCCATCCAGAACTGTGAAAAATCTTCGAATGAAATCTATTTTTAACGGTATATTAACCTATAGATTGAGAAATTTGGTAgccagaaaaaaatttgaagaaataccaaaacTGATCGAATATTTACACAAGCATGAGTTTACTATTACAAATCAATTTCTCAATGAGGCAGTCTCATACATGTTCCTAGATTCTAGGACTATAGAAGAAGCCTTGAGAATAAGTAATGATAAGTTGATACACGGTTTCAACTtattgaacaagaaaaaacacTTACAGGCCAATGAATATAGGTATAATCGTCACGATACCTCTTGGCTGCTGGCACAAGTTAAGAAAAACCCCGGTAAATTTTCAACTGATATGCACATGACGTGGGCTACATTCACTGATGCTACCTGTGCCATCGACAGGTATCTGAATAAGTTTTCCCTTgagaaaaaagataatattcttCGCAATTTCATAGAAAAGTATCCGTATTTTATGAAAAGTTATTtgatgaaagaaagagaattgGTAAAGGACTGGAAGCAAATTGAATCCAACCACGCCaattatttcaagaaattaagAGACACAAAAAGAACTGTATTTGTTTCGGAATTTTAAGCCTTACAGATGTCAAGATTATTTCTGAGACGGACAAATAATAAAGGAACTTATTTGAAATTAACTATAATGATGTTTTATGAAGATAGATAAGGTGTAAACGTTGCTGTTATTACCATACCGCATACACAATACTTCCTATATAAATGCATATTTATGGTACAGCACTAATGATGGTGTTACTCATCGGCACTAACTGATTAGTGTTAGAGTAATTTTTCCATCCAAACAGTACCATAATTCACGTTATAGGTATCCTCACCTCCAAATTGAGGGCGTAGCAATATGCATATAGATCTGCTACACTATCTTGTAATTAGAAAAACATTCCTGTTCtatataatttatatttaaCATATGCATTAACATACTTTGATATTCAATCTCtatcaaaagaagaatcaATAGCGGTTACTTGATAGTAATAGATTGTTCTAATTAATGAGTAAAAAGCATACTCTTTACTTCGCTATCCTTCATGCGTTGGCATTCTTTGGCAccctcttcttcttctttggttgctgatgctgttgttgctgttcttGTTGACTAGCGTCAGCGTTAGGAGTTGGGGAaggtttcttttttggCTCAACTTTTACTACCTCGCTTCCAGTAGTTTGACCAAAGGTCAATATACCTACCCATGGTTGAATGTTCCATTGCAATTCAAAAGTAAGGTCTTTACCTGAAAATTTGTCTTCCAAATCCCACACCGGGTACTTACCCTTAGCGTGCTCCAAATGCAATTCTGCCTCCTTTGGAGTTTTAATAATCTTATCCCAAAGGGTAACAGTGTTAACTGTATGGCCCCTAGCCTTCTCAGTACCGTTATAACTAGCTGTTAGGTATACAAATACTTGTTTCGTGTTCCAATTGAATAGCGGAGACAAGTCAGCATCTAAGTCAAATTCAATCCTCATGTTCTCCTTTGGTTGACCTTTCACAGAACCATAGTACCTACTGGTTCTAACATTAAAACTAGGAGAAACACCACCAATGCTGGAACTCAACCCAAACGCATTGTCATGGATCAGTTGCCATTGCGATACCAGCGCTACCAAAACAACAATCACACCACCATAAAGCACGGCAACGTTGAACACCTGGTTAATACGCTGCGACAAGGAATACATTTATCAATTGACACACTGCCCTCTATGGCTTTTAACAAGTTCTTGACGTCCCAACACTGTCCTATAACTACAGTTTCAGCTCTTAAAATGCCAGTCTTCGCCAaatttttgtcaaaatttcaagGAATCGCTAATTTGAAGACAAAAGGATGACTTTTAGCACAAGAAACATTGAAGTTGAGACTTTGCAGCTTCCCATTGAGg
It includes:
- the PET309 gene encoding Pet309p (CAGL0F01573g~Ortholog(s) have mRNA binding, translation regulator activity and role in mitochondrial respiratory chain complex IV biogenesis, positive regulation of mitochondrial translational initiation) gives rise to the protein MKLPLVVPKIAKTCVPKVLPAAMDQSIRSMICKQEKNMSQTEMATLTSYFTDTFPIQQLSAGNRQLVMKWLAKRNAYEVLAKLETDYLYSASKLLKDERESPQATLQEIRLYLKALARLRRYDELDHLMSSLIKKYALTKTRDMLLLIGTVCHECCSPALGKNSSDVIEFYKRWPAWMKLLTGHADFSQKKENRYNIGTIISTINVVKKLDGQIYKVFDYLKDTHGPTLCSEFGSTLMSILNRDKDTKMIQLIWEYKHAHQLPLSSYDLTRIMQTKIVERDYKGAVNVYINNPSAHLDVKQFDYLLIALSKTYDWSALQDQFNALFGIGKLPSIEQYGIVMAALATQGELESVDQLYQQLLRRGLIPNFMVIRALLEVHFRSGDYRGCFEHFELFDKYGISPSMGTYTVMFNVYKKINDIDGALRFLRKITNTNKSMIREKHFLVLMQLCSKFTNHLIAEELFNIMQTNYDITPSASSVAVLIKVYLDSEQDMKALSLFKKFRKETENPFKYIEVFNAILPYFIKTHQIQECESLFKEMSIHCERLDAEYMRNFIKYFIDAKKDVDAAKDLLFSLIKSNRSLVDETLFERVMEKYDELENDQMIIELYRLTNEIDMPINSKILLYLMKASYRVHVIQEENLNKFLELFEQTLTSVSSGTLNITTNSIHPSIINWFVRSLSKSHLTDRAIELLNKYTNILFDDKSPDKLRFDNQFTTMRSKLVYYGECEQWDNFEDIFEDFLNRIEYLENRPSRTVKNLRMKSIFNGILTYRLRNLVARKKFEEIPKLIEYLHKHEFTITNQFLNEAVSYMFLDSRTIEEALRISNDKLIHGFNLLNKKKHLQANEYRYNRHDTSWLLAQVKKNPGKFSTDMHMTWATFTDATCAIDRYLNKFSLEKKDNILRNFIEKYPYFMKSYLMKERELVKDWKQIESNHANYFKKLRDTKRTVFVSEF
- the SPC3 gene encoding signal peptidase complex subunit SPC3 (CAGL0F01595g~Ortholog(s) have peptidase activity, role in protein targeting to ER, signal peptide processing and signal peptidase complex localization); the protein is MYSLSQRINQVFNVAVLYGGVIVVLVALVSQWQLIHDNAFGLSSSIGGVSPSFNVRTSRYYGSVKGQPKENMRIEFDLDADLSPLFNWNTKQVFVYLTASYNGTEKARGHTVNTVTLWDKIIKTPKEAELHLEHAKGKYPVWDLEDKFSGKDLTFELQWNIQPWVGILTFGQTTGSEVVKVEPKKKPSPTPNADASQQEQQQQHQQPKKKKRVPKNANA